The Thamnophis elegans isolate rThaEle1 chromosome Z, rThaEle1.pri, whole genome shotgun sequence genome contains a region encoding:
- the LOC116520968 gene encoding zinc finger and SCAN domain-containing protein 2-like isoform X3 — protein MFACETLGMTGQTPVYNWDKSVYLLEDKMESIQGSGELDLHFKVLLGQEMYPEITIEEEEPDEVEVDAEGEADEEEEEEEGGEEEEEEEEEEEEEEEEGEVEEEEDEEEEEEACPRGPQQVAVAAVDGDDSLFVVCTGTVEELLGLEATLTAESVQLEATQPQRWEVQWEEVSQTSQPLLPEIIESPLISPEASTSNITEVVEVAATATSNITEVVEVADLGVEPEAFPTILEQLMSTSSPWGASFIEESHRDLQRSPASADRGSIGKARTPISGGSSFSLETARRRFRQFCYQDTEGPRKACGQLWELCNHWLKPKNRTKEQILDVLILEQFLAVLPPGIRSRVWECSPETCARAVALAEEFLAKQNEAERPEEEDFDLFEEVVVTFPNEDQVLSDTEHGDICMETGQQVDGDICLLGSSDTEATWDSSADEGRGGGGGGGSAGAQTPNRADPQMIFGERLNGGVQHLAPKRIRIREKRHPCIECGKRFRCQSELALHQKVHTRPKSYHCAECGKQFGRSSHLTRHQKTHMSEECHVCIECGKRFRWSTELVIHQRIHAVEQPHYNMDADTLGQWPSEFSIMQNIFTGEKAPPNGEMVKPHTVKKPHLCPECGKGFRWPSELAAHQKTHNKNKHYLCPECGKGFQWPSELTAHQSTHAGNSLPPIADCENSISQPPHHPPYLGAGMTEKRHACGECGKAFRWPSELATHQRIHTGEKRYFCTECEKGFIWPSELAAHQRTHTEKQAYQCTECGKIFHDLYGLTRHQKTHLGTKVYPCTECGKTFSRQSHLTRHRITHTGERPYPCIECGKRFGRQSHLTRHLRIHTGERPYQCGECGVRFRRRHSMMYHQRIHLRESSEGLDMMNPPNAESLVDPLLSPIHVTI, from the exons ATGTTTGCCTGTGAGACTTTGGGTATGACTGGTCAGACCCCGGTCTACAATTGGGACAAGTCTGTCTACCTCTTAGAAGACAAAATGGAGTCCATACAGGGTTCAGGAGAGCTGGATCTCCATTTTAAGGTGCTGCTTGGGCAGGAGATGTATCCAGAGATCACAATTGAGGAGGAAGAGCCTGATGAAGTAGAAGTAGATGCTGAAGGGGAGGcagatgaagaggaagaagaggaagaggggggagaggaggaggaggaagaagaagaagaggaggaagaagaagaggaagagggagaagtggaggaggaggaagacgaggaggaagaagaggaagcatGTCCACGAGGCCCTCAGCAAGTGGCAGTGGCAGCAGTTGATGGAGATGACTCTCTGTTTGTGGTGTGTACTGGAACAGTTGAAGAGCTGCTAGGCCTAGAGGCCACACTAACTGCTGAATCAGTGCAGCTAGAGGCAACACAACCTCAGCGCTGGGAGGTCCAGTGGGAGGAGGTGTCCCAAACTTCACAGCCTCTCCTTCCTGAAATTATAGAGTCACCATTAATATCTCCAGAAGCATCCACCTCCAATATCACTGAGGTAGTGGAAGTTGCTGCAACAGCCACCTCCAATATCACTGAGGTAGTGGAAGTTGCTGACCTAGGGGTAGAACCAGAGGCTTTTCCAACCATTTTGGAGCAACTAATGAGTACTTCATCCCCATGGGGAGCATCTTTCATTGAAGAGAGCCACCGGGACCTTCAACGCTCACCGGCTAGTGCAGATAGAGGGAGTATTGGCAAAGCACGGACACCTATATCTGGAGGAAGCAGCTTCAGCCTGGAGACTGCCCGCCGGCGCTTCCGGCAATTCTGTTACCAAGATACTGAGGGTCCACGAAAGGCATGTGGTCAGCTCTGGGAGCTTTGCAATCATTGGCTGAAGCCAAAGAATCGCACAAAGGAACAGATTCTTGACGTCCTAATCTTGGAGCAGTTCTTGGCTGTTCTCCCTCCTGGAATCCGAAGTAGGGTATGGGAATGTAGCCCGGAGACTTGCGCACGGGCAGTGGCCCTAGCAGAGGAGTTCCTAGCCAAGCAGAATGAAGCAGAAAGACCAGAGGAGGAG GATTTTGACTTATTTGAGGAGGTAGTGGTGACATTTCCTAATGAAGACCAAGTCCTTTCAGATACTGAGCATGGAGATATATGCATGGAAACTGGACAGCAGGTTGATGGAGACATATGTTTGCTTG GTTCTTCTGACACTGAAGCCACCTGGGATTCTTCTGCagatgaaggaagaggaggaggaggaggaggaggttcag CAGGTGCCCAGACTCCCAACAGGGCAGATCCTCAGATGATATTTGGAGAAAGACTCAATGGCGGTGTGCAGCATTTGGCTCCGAAGAGGATACGGATAAGAGAGAAACGGCACCCTTGCATTGAATGTGGGAAGCGTTTCCGTTGCCAATCGGAACTGGCTCTACATCAAAAAGTCCACACCCGGCCCAAATCCTATCACTGCGCTGAATGTGGGAAACAGTTTGGTCGATCCTCACATCTCACCAGGCATCAGAAAACCCACATGAGTGAGGAGTGCCACGTCTGCATCGAATGTGGCAAGCGATTCCGGTGGTCCACGGAGCTAGTCATCCACCAGAGGATCCATGCTGTTGAACAGCCGCACTACAACATGGATGCTGACACTTTGGGTCAGTGGCCCTCCGAGTTCAGTATAATGCAGAATATTTTTACAGGTGAGAAAGCTCCTCCCAATGGCGAGATGGTAAAACCTCACACAGTCAAGAAGCCTCACCTTTGCCCTGAATGTGGGAAAGGGTTCCGGTGGCCCTCTGAACTCGCCGCTCATCAGAAAACTCACAACAAGAACAAGCACTACCTCTGTCCCGAGTGTGGGAAGGGATTCCAGTGGCCCTCAGAGCTGACAGCCCATCAGAGCACCCACGCAGGCAACAGTTTGCCTCCCATTGCTGATTGTGAGAACAGCATCAGCCAGCCACCTCATCATCCTCCCTACCTGGGAGCTGGCATGACAGAGAAACGCCATGCTTGCGGAGAATGTGGCAAGGCATTCCGATGGCCATCGGAACTTGCCACCCACCAGCgcatccacacaggagaaaaacgcTACTTCTGTACAGAGTGTGAGAAGGGGTTCATATGGCCTTCAGAGCTGGCCGCTCACCAGCGAACCCACACTGAGAAGCAAGCTTACCAGTGCACGGAGTGTGGGAAAATATTCCATGATCTCTATGGTCTCACGAGACACCAGAAGACCCACCTGGGAACCAAGGTATACCCTTGCACCGAGTGTGGAAAAACCTTCAGTCGGCAATCCCATCTGACTCGGCATCGGATCACCCACACTGGCGAGAGACCCTACCCGTGTATTGAATGTGGGAAACGGTTTGGCCGACAGTCGCACCTCACTCGGCATCTTAGAATTCACACCGGAGAAAGACCCTATCAGTGTGGTGAGTGCGGAGTGAGGTTTAGGCGGAGACACAGCATGATGTACCACCAGCGGATCCATTTGAGAGAGTCTAGTGAAGGTCTGGACATGATGAACCCTCCTAACGCAGAAAGCCTCGTTGATCCTCTCCTGAGTCCTATCCATGTCACAATTTGA
- the LOC116520968 gene encoding zinc finger and SCAN domain-containing protein 2-like isoform X2: MFACETLGMTGQTPVYNWDKSVYLLEDKMESIQGSGELDLHFKVLLGQEMYPEITIEEEEPDEVEVDAEGEADEEEEEEEGGEEEEEEEEEEEEEEEEGEVEEEEDEEEEEEACPRGPQQVAVAAVDGDDSLFVVCTGTVEELLGLEATLTAESVQLEATQPQRWEVQWEEVSQTSQPLLPEIIESPLISPEASTSNITEVVEVAATATSNITEVVEVADLGVEPEAFPTILEQLMSTSSPWGASFIEESHRDLQRSPASADRGSIGKARTPISGGSSFSLETARRRFRQFCYQDTEGPRKACGQLWELCNHWLKPKNRTKEQILDVLILEQFLAVLPPGIRSRVWECSPETCARAVALAEEFLAKQNEAERPEEEVRWDFDLFEEVVVTFPNEDQVLSDTEHGDICMETGQQVDGDICLLGSSDTEATWDSSADEGRGGGGGGGSGAQTPNRADPQMIFGERLNGGVQHLAPKRIRIREKRHPCIECGKRFRCQSELALHQKVHTRPKSYHCAECGKQFGRSSHLTRHQKTHMSEECHVCIECGKRFRWSTELVIHQRIHAVEQPHYNMDADTLGQWPSEFSIMQNIFTGEKAPPNGEMVKPHTVKKPHLCPECGKGFRWPSELAAHQKTHNKNKHYLCPECGKGFQWPSELTAHQSTHAGNSLPPIADCENSISQPPHHPPYLGAGMTEKRHACGECGKAFRWPSELATHQRIHTGEKRYFCTECEKGFIWPSELAAHQRTHTEKQAYQCTECGKIFHDLYGLTRHQKTHLGTKVYPCTECGKTFSRQSHLTRHRITHTGERPYPCIECGKRFGRQSHLTRHLRIHTGERPYQCGECGVRFRRRHSMMYHQRIHLRESSEGLDMMNPPNAESLVDPLLSPIHVTI, from the exons ATGTTTGCCTGTGAGACTTTGGGTATGACTGGTCAGACCCCGGTCTACAATTGGGACAAGTCTGTCTACCTCTTAGAAGACAAAATGGAGTCCATACAGGGTTCAGGAGAGCTGGATCTCCATTTTAAGGTGCTGCTTGGGCAGGAGATGTATCCAGAGATCACAATTGAGGAGGAAGAGCCTGATGAAGTAGAAGTAGATGCTGAAGGGGAGGcagatgaagaggaagaagaggaagaggggggagaggaggaggaggaagaagaagaagaggaggaagaagaagaggaagagggagaagtggaggaggaggaagacgaggaggaagaagaggaagcatGTCCACGAGGCCCTCAGCAAGTGGCAGTGGCAGCAGTTGATGGAGATGACTCTCTGTTTGTGGTGTGTACTGGAACAGTTGAAGAGCTGCTAGGCCTAGAGGCCACACTAACTGCTGAATCAGTGCAGCTAGAGGCAACACAACCTCAGCGCTGGGAGGTCCAGTGGGAGGAGGTGTCCCAAACTTCACAGCCTCTCCTTCCTGAAATTATAGAGTCACCATTAATATCTCCAGAAGCATCCACCTCCAATATCACTGAGGTAGTGGAAGTTGCTGCAACAGCCACCTCCAATATCACTGAGGTAGTGGAAGTTGCTGACCTAGGGGTAGAACCAGAGGCTTTTCCAACCATTTTGGAGCAACTAATGAGTACTTCATCCCCATGGGGAGCATCTTTCATTGAAGAGAGCCACCGGGACCTTCAACGCTCACCGGCTAGTGCAGATAGAGGGAGTATTGGCAAAGCACGGACACCTATATCTGGAGGAAGCAGCTTCAGCCTGGAGACTGCCCGCCGGCGCTTCCGGCAATTCTGTTACCAAGATACTGAGGGTCCACGAAAGGCATGTGGTCAGCTCTGGGAGCTTTGCAATCATTGGCTGAAGCCAAAGAATCGCACAAAGGAACAGATTCTTGACGTCCTAATCTTGGAGCAGTTCTTGGCTGTTCTCCCTCCTGGAATCCGAAGTAGGGTATGGGAATGTAGCCCGGAGACTTGCGCACGGGCAGTGGCCCTAGCAGAGGAGTTCCTAGCCAAGCAGAATGAAGCAGAAAGACCAGAGGAGGAGGTAAGATGG GATTTTGACTTATTTGAGGAGGTAGTGGTGACATTTCCTAATGAAGACCAAGTCCTTTCAGATACTGAGCATGGAGATATATGCATGGAAACTGGACAGCAGGTTGATGGAGACATATGTTTGCTTG GTTCTTCTGACACTGAAGCCACCTGGGATTCTTCTGCagatgaaggaagaggaggaggaggaggaggaggttcag GTGCCCAGACTCCCAACAGGGCAGATCCTCAGATGATATTTGGAGAAAGACTCAATGGCGGTGTGCAGCATTTGGCTCCGAAGAGGATACGGATAAGAGAGAAACGGCACCCTTGCATTGAATGTGGGAAGCGTTTCCGTTGCCAATCGGAACTGGCTCTACATCAAAAAGTCCACACCCGGCCCAAATCCTATCACTGCGCTGAATGTGGGAAACAGTTTGGTCGATCCTCACATCTCACCAGGCATCAGAAAACCCACATGAGTGAGGAGTGCCACGTCTGCATCGAATGTGGCAAGCGATTCCGGTGGTCCACGGAGCTAGTCATCCACCAGAGGATCCATGCTGTTGAACAGCCGCACTACAACATGGATGCTGACACTTTGGGTCAGTGGCCCTCCGAGTTCAGTATAATGCAGAATATTTTTACAGGTGAGAAAGCTCCTCCCAATGGCGAGATGGTAAAACCTCACACAGTCAAGAAGCCTCACCTTTGCCCTGAATGTGGGAAAGGGTTCCGGTGGCCCTCTGAACTCGCCGCTCATCAGAAAACTCACAACAAGAACAAGCACTACCTCTGTCCCGAGTGTGGGAAGGGATTCCAGTGGCCCTCAGAGCTGACAGCCCATCAGAGCACCCACGCAGGCAACAGTTTGCCTCCCATTGCTGATTGTGAGAACAGCATCAGCCAGCCACCTCATCATCCTCCCTACCTGGGAGCTGGCATGACAGAGAAACGCCATGCTTGCGGAGAATGTGGCAAGGCATTCCGATGGCCATCGGAACTTGCCACCCACCAGCgcatccacacaggagaaaaacgcTACTTCTGTACAGAGTGTGAGAAGGGGTTCATATGGCCTTCAGAGCTGGCCGCTCACCAGCGAACCCACACTGAGAAGCAAGCTTACCAGTGCACGGAGTGTGGGAAAATATTCCATGATCTCTATGGTCTCACGAGACACCAGAAGACCCACCTGGGAACCAAGGTATACCCTTGCACCGAGTGTGGAAAAACCTTCAGTCGGCAATCCCATCTGACTCGGCATCGGATCACCCACACTGGCGAGAGACCCTACCCGTGTATTGAATGTGGGAAACGGTTTGGCCGACAGTCGCACCTCACTCGGCATCTTAGAATTCACACCGGAGAAAGACCCTATCAGTGTGGTGAGTGCGGAGTGAGGTTTAGGCGGAGACACAGCATGATGTACCACCAGCGGATCCATTTGAGAGAGTCTAGTGAAGGTCTGGACATGATGAACCCTCCTAACGCAGAAAGCCTCGTTGATCCTCTCCTGAGTCCTATCCATGTCACAATTTGA
- the LOC116520968 gene encoding zinc finger and SCAN domain-containing protein 2-like isoform X1, with amino-acid sequence MFACETLGMTGQTPVYNWDKSVYLLEDKMESIQGSGELDLHFKVLLGQEMYPEITIEEEEPDEVEVDAEGEADEEEEEEEGGEEEEEEEEEEEEEEEEGEVEEEEDEEEEEEACPRGPQQVAVAAVDGDDSLFVVCTGTVEELLGLEATLTAESVQLEATQPQRWEVQWEEVSQTSQPLLPEIIESPLISPEASTSNITEVVEVAATATSNITEVVEVADLGVEPEAFPTILEQLMSTSSPWGASFIEESHRDLQRSPASADRGSIGKARTPISGGSSFSLETARRRFRQFCYQDTEGPRKACGQLWELCNHWLKPKNRTKEQILDVLILEQFLAVLPPGIRSRVWECSPETCARAVALAEEFLAKQNEAERPEEEVRWDFDLFEEVVVTFPNEDQVLSDTEHGDICMETGQQVDGDICLLGSSDTEATWDSSADEGRGGGGGGGSAGAQTPNRADPQMIFGERLNGGVQHLAPKRIRIREKRHPCIECGKRFRCQSELALHQKVHTRPKSYHCAECGKQFGRSSHLTRHQKTHMSEECHVCIECGKRFRWSTELVIHQRIHAVEQPHYNMDADTLGQWPSEFSIMQNIFTGEKAPPNGEMVKPHTVKKPHLCPECGKGFRWPSELAAHQKTHNKNKHYLCPECGKGFQWPSELTAHQSTHAGNSLPPIADCENSISQPPHHPPYLGAGMTEKRHACGECGKAFRWPSELATHQRIHTGEKRYFCTECEKGFIWPSELAAHQRTHTEKQAYQCTECGKIFHDLYGLTRHQKTHLGTKVYPCTECGKTFSRQSHLTRHRITHTGERPYPCIECGKRFGRQSHLTRHLRIHTGERPYQCGECGVRFRRRHSMMYHQRIHLRESSEGLDMMNPPNAESLVDPLLSPIHVTI; translated from the exons ATGTTTGCCTGTGAGACTTTGGGTATGACTGGTCAGACCCCGGTCTACAATTGGGACAAGTCTGTCTACCTCTTAGAAGACAAAATGGAGTCCATACAGGGTTCAGGAGAGCTGGATCTCCATTTTAAGGTGCTGCTTGGGCAGGAGATGTATCCAGAGATCACAATTGAGGAGGAAGAGCCTGATGAAGTAGAAGTAGATGCTGAAGGGGAGGcagatgaagaggaagaagaggaagaggggggagaggaggaggaggaagaagaagaagaggaggaagaagaagaggaagagggagaagtggaggaggaggaagacgaggaggaagaagaggaagcatGTCCACGAGGCCCTCAGCAAGTGGCAGTGGCAGCAGTTGATGGAGATGACTCTCTGTTTGTGGTGTGTACTGGAACAGTTGAAGAGCTGCTAGGCCTAGAGGCCACACTAACTGCTGAATCAGTGCAGCTAGAGGCAACACAACCTCAGCGCTGGGAGGTCCAGTGGGAGGAGGTGTCCCAAACTTCACAGCCTCTCCTTCCTGAAATTATAGAGTCACCATTAATATCTCCAGAAGCATCCACCTCCAATATCACTGAGGTAGTGGAAGTTGCTGCAACAGCCACCTCCAATATCACTGAGGTAGTGGAAGTTGCTGACCTAGGGGTAGAACCAGAGGCTTTTCCAACCATTTTGGAGCAACTAATGAGTACTTCATCCCCATGGGGAGCATCTTTCATTGAAGAGAGCCACCGGGACCTTCAACGCTCACCGGCTAGTGCAGATAGAGGGAGTATTGGCAAAGCACGGACACCTATATCTGGAGGAAGCAGCTTCAGCCTGGAGACTGCCCGCCGGCGCTTCCGGCAATTCTGTTACCAAGATACTGAGGGTCCACGAAAGGCATGTGGTCAGCTCTGGGAGCTTTGCAATCATTGGCTGAAGCCAAAGAATCGCACAAAGGAACAGATTCTTGACGTCCTAATCTTGGAGCAGTTCTTGGCTGTTCTCCCTCCTGGAATCCGAAGTAGGGTATGGGAATGTAGCCCGGAGACTTGCGCACGGGCAGTGGCCCTAGCAGAGGAGTTCCTAGCCAAGCAGAATGAAGCAGAAAGACCAGAGGAGGAGGTAAGATGG GATTTTGACTTATTTGAGGAGGTAGTGGTGACATTTCCTAATGAAGACCAAGTCCTTTCAGATACTGAGCATGGAGATATATGCATGGAAACTGGACAGCAGGTTGATGGAGACATATGTTTGCTTG GTTCTTCTGACACTGAAGCCACCTGGGATTCTTCTGCagatgaaggaagaggaggaggaggaggaggaggttcag CAGGTGCCCAGACTCCCAACAGGGCAGATCCTCAGATGATATTTGGAGAAAGACTCAATGGCGGTGTGCAGCATTTGGCTCCGAAGAGGATACGGATAAGAGAGAAACGGCACCCTTGCATTGAATGTGGGAAGCGTTTCCGTTGCCAATCGGAACTGGCTCTACATCAAAAAGTCCACACCCGGCCCAAATCCTATCACTGCGCTGAATGTGGGAAACAGTTTGGTCGATCCTCACATCTCACCAGGCATCAGAAAACCCACATGAGTGAGGAGTGCCACGTCTGCATCGAATGTGGCAAGCGATTCCGGTGGTCCACGGAGCTAGTCATCCACCAGAGGATCCATGCTGTTGAACAGCCGCACTACAACATGGATGCTGACACTTTGGGTCAGTGGCCCTCCGAGTTCAGTATAATGCAGAATATTTTTACAGGTGAGAAAGCTCCTCCCAATGGCGAGATGGTAAAACCTCACACAGTCAAGAAGCCTCACCTTTGCCCTGAATGTGGGAAAGGGTTCCGGTGGCCCTCTGAACTCGCCGCTCATCAGAAAACTCACAACAAGAACAAGCACTACCTCTGTCCCGAGTGTGGGAAGGGATTCCAGTGGCCCTCAGAGCTGACAGCCCATCAGAGCACCCACGCAGGCAACAGTTTGCCTCCCATTGCTGATTGTGAGAACAGCATCAGCCAGCCACCTCATCATCCTCCCTACCTGGGAGCTGGCATGACAGAGAAACGCCATGCTTGCGGAGAATGTGGCAAGGCATTCCGATGGCCATCGGAACTTGCCACCCACCAGCgcatccacacaggagaaaaacgcTACTTCTGTACAGAGTGTGAGAAGGGGTTCATATGGCCTTCAGAGCTGGCCGCTCACCAGCGAACCCACACTGAGAAGCAAGCTTACCAGTGCACGGAGTGTGGGAAAATATTCCATGATCTCTATGGTCTCACGAGACACCAGAAGACCCACCTGGGAACCAAGGTATACCCTTGCACCGAGTGTGGAAAAACCTTCAGTCGGCAATCCCATCTGACTCGGCATCGGATCACCCACACTGGCGAGAGACCCTACCCGTGTATTGAATGTGGGAAACGGTTTGGCCGACAGTCGCACCTCACTCGGCATCTTAGAATTCACACCGGAGAAAGACCCTATCAGTGTGGTGAGTGCGGAGTGAGGTTTAGGCGGAGACACAGCATGATGTACCACCAGCGGATCCATTTGAGAGAGTCTAGTGAAGGTCTGGACATGATGAACCCTCCTAACGCAGAAAGCCTCGTTGATCCTCTCCTGAGTCCTATCCATGTCACAATTTGA
- the LOC116520968 gene encoding zinc finger protein 436-like isoform X4: MFACETLGMTGQTPVYNWDKSVYLLEDKMESIQGSGELDLHFKVLLGQEMYPEITIEEEEPDEVEVDAEGEADEEEEEEEGGEEEEEEEEEEEEEEEEGEVEEEEDEEEEEEACPRGPQQVAVAAVDGDDSLFVVCTGTVEELLGLEATLTAESVQLEATQPQRWEVQWEEVSQTSQPLLPEIIESPLISPEASTSNITEVVEVAATATSNITEVVEVADLGVEPEAFPTILEQLMSTSSPWGASFIEESHRDLQRSPASADRGSIGKARTPISGGSSFSLETARRRFRQFCYQDTEGPRKACGQLWELCNHWLKPKNRTKEQILDVLILEQFLAVLPPGIRSRVWECSPETCARAVALAEEFLAKQNEAERPEEEVRWDFDLFEEVVVTFPNEDQVLSDTEHGDICMETGQQVDGDICLLAGAQTPNRADPQMIFGERLNGGVQHLAPKRIRIREKRHPCIECGKRFRCQSELALHQKVHTRPKSYHCAECGKQFGRSSHLTRHQKTHMSEECHVCIECGKRFRWSTELVIHQRIHAVEQPHYNMDADTLGQWPSEFSIMQNIFTGEKAPPNGEMVKPHTVKKPHLCPECGKGFRWPSELAAHQKTHNKNKHYLCPECGKGFQWPSELTAHQSTHAGNSLPPIADCENSISQPPHHPPYLGAGMTEKRHACGECGKAFRWPSELATHQRIHTGEKRYFCTECEKGFIWPSELAAHQRTHTEKQAYQCTECGKIFHDLYGLTRHQKTHLGTKVYPCTECGKTFSRQSHLTRHRITHTGERPYPCIECGKRFGRQSHLTRHLRIHTGERPYQCGECGVRFRRRHSMMYHQRIHLRESSEGLDMMNPPNAESLVDPLLSPIHVTI; encoded by the exons ATGTTTGCCTGTGAGACTTTGGGTATGACTGGTCAGACCCCGGTCTACAATTGGGACAAGTCTGTCTACCTCTTAGAAGACAAAATGGAGTCCATACAGGGTTCAGGAGAGCTGGATCTCCATTTTAAGGTGCTGCTTGGGCAGGAGATGTATCCAGAGATCACAATTGAGGAGGAAGAGCCTGATGAAGTAGAAGTAGATGCTGAAGGGGAGGcagatgaagaggaagaagaggaagaggggggagaggaggaggaggaagaagaagaagaggaggaagaagaagaggaagagggagaagtggaggaggaggaagacgaggaggaagaagaggaagcatGTCCACGAGGCCCTCAGCAAGTGGCAGTGGCAGCAGTTGATGGAGATGACTCTCTGTTTGTGGTGTGTACTGGAACAGTTGAAGAGCTGCTAGGCCTAGAGGCCACACTAACTGCTGAATCAGTGCAGCTAGAGGCAACACAACCTCAGCGCTGGGAGGTCCAGTGGGAGGAGGTGTCCCAAACTTCACAGCCTCTCCTTCCTGAAATTATAGAGTCACCATTAATATCTCCAGAAGCATCCACCTCCAATATCACTGAGGTAGTGGAAGTTGCTGCAACAGCCACCTCCAATATCACTGAGGTAGTGGAAGTTGCTGACCTAGGGGTAGAACCAGAGGCTTTTCCAACCATTTTGGAGCAACTAATGAGTACTTCATCCCCATGGGGAGCATCTTTCATTGAAGAGAGCCACCGGGACCTTCAACGCTCACCGGCTAGTGCAGATAGAGGGAGTATTGGCAAAGCACGGACACCTATATCTGGAGGAAGCAGCTTCAGCCTGGAGACTGCCCGCCGGCGCTTCCGGCAATTCTGTTACCAAGATACTGAGGGTCCACGAAAGGCATGTGGTCAGCTCTGGGAGCTTTGCAATCATTGGCTGAAGCCAAAGAATCGCACAAAGGAACAGATTCTTGACGTCCTAATCTTGGAGCAGTTCTTGGCTGTTCTCCCTCCTGGAATCCGAAGTAGGGTATGGGAATGTAGCCCGGAGACTTGCGCACGGGCAGTGGCCCTAGCAGAGGAGTTCCTAGCCAAGCAGAATGAAGCAGAAAGACCAGAGGAGGAGGTAAGATGG GATTTTGACTTATTTGAGGAGGTAGTGGTGACATTTCCTAATGAAGACCAAGTCCTTTCAGATACTGAGCATGGAGATATATGCATGGAAACTGGACAGCAGGTTGATGGAGACATATGTTTGCTTG CAGGTGCCCAGACTCCCAACAGGGCAGATCCTCAGATGATATTTGGAGAAAGACTCAATGGCGGTGTGCAGCATTTGGCTCCGAAGAGGATACGGATAAGAGAGAAACGGCACCCTTGCATTGAATGTGGGAAGCGTTTCCGTTGCCAATCGGAACTGGCTCTACATCAAAAAGTCCACACCCGGCCCAAATCCTATCACTGCGCTGAATGTGGGAAACAGTTTGGTCGATCCTCACATCTCACCAGGCATCAGAAAACCCACATGAGTGAGGAGTGCCACGTCTGCATCGAATGTGGCAAGCGATTCCGGTGGTCCACGGAGCTAGTCATCCACCAGAGGATCCATGCTGTTGAACAGCCGCACTACAACATGGATGCTGACACTTTGGGTCAGTGGCCCTCCGAGTTCAGTATAATGCAGAATATTTTTACAGGTGAGAAAGCTCCTCCCAATGGCGAGATGGTAAAACCTCACACAGTCAAGAAGCCTCACCTTTGCCCTGAATGTGGGAAAGGGTTCCGGTGGCCCTCTGAACTCGCCGCTCATCAGAAAACTCACAACAAGAACAAGCACTACCTCTGTCCCGAGTGTGGGAAGGGATTCCAGTGGCCCTCAGAGCTGACAGCCCATCAGAGCACCCACGCAGGCAACAGTTTGCCTCCCATTGCTGATTGTGAGAACAGCATCAGCCAGCCACCTCATCATCCTCCCTACCTGGGAGCTGGCATGACAGAGAAACGCCATGCTTGCGGAGAATGTGGCAAGGCATTCCGATGGCCATCGGAACTTGCCACCCACCAGCgcatccacacaggagaaaaacgcTACTTCTGTACAGAGTGTGAGAAGGGGTTCATATGGCCTTCAGAGCTGGCCGCTCACCAGCGAACCCACACTGAGAAGCAAGCTTACCAGTGCACGGAGTGTGGGAAAATATTCCATGATCTCTATGGTCTCACGAGACACCAGAAGACCCACCTGGGAACCAAGGTATACCCTTGCACCGAGTGTGGAAAAACCTTCAGTCGGCAATCCCATCTGACTCGGCATCGGATCACCCACACTGGCGAGAGACCCTACCCGTGTATTGAATGTGGGAAACGGTTTGGCCGACAGTCGCACCTCACTCGGCATCTTAGAATTCACACCGGAGAAAGACCCTATCAGTGTGGTGAGTGCGGAGTGAGGTTTAGGCGGAGACACAGCATGATGTACCACCAGCGGATCCATTTGAGAGAGTCTAGTGAAGGTCTGGACATGATGAACCCTCCTAACGCAGAAAGCCTCGTTGATCCTCTCCTGAGTCCTATCCATGTCACAATTTGA